From Companilactobacillus heilongjiangensis, one genomic window encodes:
- a CDS encoding PhzF family isomerase — MKNYHVYQVDAFTKTKLAGNPAGVVTNADGLTEKQMQQIAREMNNSETAFILPSTTDEADIRIRFFTPTTEVPICGHATIGANFAWAVENNLPSQTIVQETGAGNLPIDILKTGDTYQITMTQGQISVDEPLAAEIQLRILKALGISEQQRNLKFPMAIASTGAAKVMIAVDNQQTLDNLTPDLEALKAITPDINCNGYYVFFATPDKKELIHGRMFSPASGINEDPVTGNANGPLGAYLIKYNLVETHGDTFEFSIVQGEKIKRPGTMLVRVHLDHGQPVKIQIVGDAVIAFYTNIYL, encoded by the coding sequence ATGAAAAATTATCACGTTTATCAAGTCGATGCCTTCACAAAAACTAAGTTAGCTGGCAACCCTGCTGGAGTAGTCACAAACGCTGATGGATTAACCGAAAAACAAATGCAACAAATTGCTCGGGAAATGAATAACTCGGAAACTGCCTTTATTCTTCCCTCAACGACTGACGAAGCTGACATTCGAATTCGTTTTTTCACACCTACAACTGAAGTCCCAATCTGCGGTCATGCCACGATTGGCGCTAATTTTGCTTGGGCGGTCGAAAATAATTTACCATCACAAACTATCGTTCAAGAAACTGGTGCGGGCAACCTTCCAATTGATATTTTGAAAACTGGCGATACTTATCAAATCACTATGACTCAAGGTCAAATATCGGTTGATGAACCTTTAGCTGCTGAAATCCAATTACGTATTCTCAAGGCCTTGGGAATTTCTGAACAACAACGCAATCTTAAATTTCCAATGGCAATTGCCTCAACCGGTGCAGCCAAAGTCATGATCGCAGTCGATAATCAACAGACACTCGACAATTTAACTCCTGATTTAGAAGCACTAAAAGCTATCACGCCAGACATTAATTGCAACGGATATTACGTCTTTTTCGCCACACCAGATAAAAAAGAATTGATACACGGCCGCATGTTTTCACCAGCCAGCGGTATCAACGAAGATCCCGTAACTGGCAATGCCAACGGACCTTTGGGTGCTTACCTCATCAAATATAATTTAGTCGAAACACACGGCGATACCTTTGAATTTTCAATCGTTCAAGGTGAAAAAATAAAAAGACCCGGAACCATGTTGGTTCGAGTCCATCTGGATCACGGTCAACCGGTTAAAATTCAGATTGTCGGTGATGCAGTGATTGCCTTTTATACTAATATTTATTTATAA
- a CDS encoding S1C family serine protease translates to MNNDNNDKSESRVEEKKRGSTKNSGNGSLLKTGIVAFISAALGVVIAFAGFTYFGNNSSDTASVGNTAGTTQVSNTKVNTSSSMSGAYKKVNGAVVSVINLQKQKEQSSGDGSISSIFGDLFGDSGSSSDSSSSDDAQGQADENGNSGDSNSNSSNNSKLQEYSEGSGVIYAKQNGKGYIVTNNHVVSGSDSLEIILEDGTKVAAKLVGTDTATDLAVLEIPGSKVPATASFGNSDNVSPGDPVIAIGSPLGSEYATTVTQGIISATNRTVTTQDQNTGQATGQATVLQTDAAINPGNSGGPLVNAAGQIVGINSMKLASSTDGSSVEGMGFAIPSNEVVKIINQLVANGKVERPSLGIKVLDLDQITDDSQSSLKLPSSVTKGVVVYSTTSGSVAKAAGMKKYDVIVKLGDKTVTSVADLHTALYSHSVGDTVSIQYYRNGKLNTAKVHLTKQTTE, encoded by the coding sequence ATGAATAATGACAATAACGACAAATCTGAATCAAGAGTAGAAGAAAAGAAGCGTGGTTCCACTAAGAATTCTGGGAATGGTTCTTTGCTTAAGACGGGAATTGTAGCATTTATCTCCGCCGCTTTAGGTGTGGTAATTGCTTTTGCAGGATTCACATATTTCGGCAATAACTCTTCCGATACAGCTAGTGTCGGCAATACCGCCGGAACAACTCAAGTTAGCAATACGAAGGTAAATACATCCAGTTCAATGTCTGGAGCTTACAAGAAAGTTAATGGAGCTGTCGTTTCCGTTATCAACTTGCAGAAACAAAAGGAACAGAGTTCTGGTGATGGCAGTATTTCATCCATTTTTGGTGATTTGTTTGGAGATAGTGGTTCTTCGTCAGACAGCTCTTCATCAGATGATGCTCAAGGCCAAGCTGATGAGAATGGCAACAGTGGCGATTCCAACTCCAATTCTTCAAATAACAGTAAATTGCAAGAGTACAGTGAAGGTTCCGGTGTAATCTATGCTAAACAAAATGGTAAAGGTTATATCGTAACTAACAACCACGTTGTTTCTGGTTCTGATTCACTAGAAATCATTTTGGAAGACGGGACTAAAGTAGCTGCTAAATTAGTTGGTACTGATACAGCAACTGACTTGGCTGTCTTGGAGATTCCTGGCAGTAAAGTGCCCGCTACAGCTTCATTTGGTAACTCAGACAACGTTTCACCCGGTGACCCTGTAATTGCTATTGGTTCGCCATTAGGTAGTGAATACGCAACGACAGTTACTCAAGGTATCATTTCAGCTACCAACAGAACTGTGACAACTCAAGACCAAAATACTGGACAAGCAACCGGACAGGCAACTGTTTTACAAACTGATGCCGCAATTAATCCCGGTAATTCAGGTGGTCCGTTAGTTAATGCAGCTGGTCAAATCGTTGGTATTAACTCAATGAAATTGGCTTCAAGCACCGATGGTTCTTCAGTTGAAGGGATGGGCTTCGCTATTCCAAGTAACGAAGTGGTTAAGATTATCAATCAATTAGTTGCCAATGGTAAAGTTGAACGTCCATCACTCGGTATCAAAGTCTTGGACCTTGATCAAATTACTGATGATTCACAATCAAGCTTGAAGTTGCCAAGCAGCGTAACTAAAGGTGTCGTTGTTTACAGTACAACCTCAGGATCAGTCGCTAAAGCCGCTGGTATGAAGAAGTACGATGTAATCGTGAAATTGGGTGACAAGACCGTAACGTCCGTTGCAGACTTGCATACAGCCTTATATTCACATTCAGTTGGTGATACTGTAAGTATTCAATATTACAGAAATGGTAAATTGAATACAGCCAAGGTTCACTTAACAAAGCAAACAACCGAATAA
- a CDS encoding YycH family regulatory protein, whose amino-acid sequence MKFSRLIVQVFLAVAVITSIVLSFFIWTNTARYQRGRNIDVTSAESNKNEIPMNQVISPTSVIWHDEDDQHLIYNSNENISLSIQKVMQDWKISEPKQVSSKDGAYYQKIIQGKNMLQMVYPTAISINTFGYLLNNDSLKNDKSNQFNRILVNLKDKKDPNIYLANDNNYAVYKAKLKNASSVPLKKLVKKANINLKVRLNIMKHGVFTFYVDPIKLKTYSYVISGKQDGEYTTALFDSNTNGLVTSEDNGVYTYNYGESKRLISDHNTDELTFEDYTDTSVPKTQLAFLQRGYQKITNLQNSISNLRLYSANWDDKDLVFREYVEGFPIFKKSQFGSIRIKFSRKGSTEHFLNKVLEVPVPSNQAATKLKSTNAIFKGLQRAGYSPNDVEDIEVGYQWEAEADNEKVVDLKPTYYVKIDSHWKSYDEWTNESAEED is encoded by the coding sequence ATGAAGTTTAGTCGATTAATTGTCCAGGTATTTTTAGCCGTGGCAGTGATTACCAGTATTGTCCTATCCTTCTTCATCTGGACTAATACTGCGCGCTATCAACGAGGCAGAAACATTGATGTGACGTCCGCTGAATCAAATAAGAATGAAATTCCGATGAACCAAGTTATCAGTCCGACTTCGGTAATTTGGCACGATGAAGATGATCAACATTTGATTTATAACAGTAATGAAAACATTTCACTAAGTATCCAAAAAGTTATGCAGGATTGGAAGATTAGCGAACCTAAACAAGTTTCTTCAAAGGATGGAGCTTATTACCAAAAGATTATTCAGGGTAAGAATATGTTGCAGATGGTCTATCCAACCGCAATTTCCATCAATACTTTTGGTTACTTGTTGAACAATGATAGTTTGAAAAATGATAAGTCTAATCAATTCAATCGTATTTTGGTTAATTTAAAGGATAAGAAAGACCCTAATATTTATTTGGCTAATGACAATAATTATGCCGTTTATAAAGCCAAGTTGAAGAATGCTTCATCGGTACCATTAAAGAAGCTAGTTAAGAAAGCAAATATTAACTTAAAAGTTCGTTTGAATATTATGAAACATGGTGTCTTCACGTTTTACGTTGATCCTATCAAGTTGAAGACATACTCATATGTCATCAGTGGTAAACAAGACGGCGAATACACGACTGCTTTGTTTGATTCCAATACGAATGGTTTAGTAACTTCGGAAGATAATGGCGTATATACATATAATTACGGAGAATCGAAACGTTTAATTTCTGATCACAATACCGATGAGTTAACTTTTGAAGATTATACTGATACGTCTGTTCCAAAAACGCAGTTGGCATTTTTGCAACGAGGCTATCAAAAGATTACTAATCTTCAAAATTCTATCTCTAACTTGCGTCTTTACAGTGCTAATTGGGATGACAAAGATTTGGTTTTCCGCGAATATGTTGAAGGTTTCCCAATCTTTAAAAAGAGCCAGTTTGGTTCGATTCGTATCAAATTTAGTCGTAAGGGCAGTACCGAGCATTTCTTGAATAAAGTTCTCGAAGTTCCTGTGCCATCTAACCAAGCAGCCACTAAATTGAAGTCAACGAATGCCATCTTTAAAGGCTTACAACGAGCTGGTTATTCTCCTAACGATGTGGAAGATATTGAAGTTGGTTATCAGTGGGAAGCTGAGGCTGACAATGAGAAAGTTGTCGATTTGAAACCTACTTATTATGTTAAAATCGATAGTCATTGGAAGTCATACGATGAGTGGACAAATGAAAGTGCGGAGGAAGATTAA
- the argC gene encoding N-acetyl-gamma-glutamyl-phosphate reductase, with product MNVGLVGVTGYSGSVLYELLLHHPEVDSVNLYGHAQSEIKSLESVLPQLRRRANILPYDPADIMKNNQMVFFATSAGVTTELAKPFIDKDFPVIDLAGDFRLKSRDVYKKWYKKDAPEMKYLEKSHYGLADFTSSKGVTYVSNPGCYATATILALAPLVKNHLIDPTSIVVDAKSGTSGAGKKLSELTHFSQTNENLQLYKVNQHQHIPEIVQQLKLWDNDVPYIQFTTTLLPLTRGIMASCYIKARPEITEEDVRKSFNQTYSADTFVNATEGVFPTLKQVVGTNFCDIGYQLNPVTHQIVVVSVIDNLLKGAAGQAIQNFNQMFEYEPGLGLDLIPTLP from the coding sequence ATGAATGTTGGTCTTGTCGGCGTTACTGGTTATAGCGGTAGCGTCTTGTACGAACTATTATTGCATCACCCAGAAGTTGATTCGGTCAACCTCTATGGGCATGCACAATCGGAAATAAAATCTTTAGAATCGGTCCTACCTCAACTACGACGACGAGCTAACATTTTGCCTTATGATCCTGCTGATATCATGAAGAACAATCAAATGGTATTTTTCGCAACATCTGCTGGTGTTACCACTGAATTAGCCAAGCCGTTTATTGACAAGGACTTTCCAGTGATTGATCTAGCCGGAGACTTTCGATTGAAGTCACGTGACGTATACAAAAAATGGTATAAGAAGGATGCTCCAGAAATGAAGTATCTTGAAAAGTCACATTATGGATTAGCTGATTTTACTAGCTCAAAGGGTGTAACTTATGTTTCTAACCCGGGATGCTACGCTACAGCGACAATTTTAGCTTTAGCGCCATTAGTTAAAAATCATCTGATTGATCCAACTTCAATCGTAGTGGATGCCAAATCTGGTACATCCGGTGCGGGAAAGAAATTGAGTGAATTAACTCATTTCAGCCAAACAAATGAAAATCTGCAACTGTATAAGGTAAATCAACATCAACATATTCCAGAAATCGTTCAACAATTAAAACTTTGGGACAATGACGTACCTTATATTCAGTTCACAACAACTTTATTACCACTGACACGTGGAATAATGGCCAGTTGCTACATCAAGGCAAGGCCTGAGATAACTGAAGAGGATGTCCGAAAGTCCTTTAATCAAACTTACTCAGCTGATACCTTTGTGAATGCTACTGAAGGAGTTTTCCCAACACTTAAACAAGTTGTCGGAACTAACTTCTGTGACATCGGTTATCAATTAAACCCTGTTACCCATCAAATTGTCGTAGTCAGTGTAATTGATAACCTCCTAAAAGGTGCAGCCGGGCAAGCAATTCAAAACTTTAACCAAATGTTTGAATACGAGCCAGGTCTAGGATTGGATTTAATTCCAACCTTGCCATAA
- the rlmH gene encoding 23S rRNA (pseudouridine(1915)-N(3))-methyltransferase RlmH, with protein MNIKIVTVGKLKEKYFKAGIAEYAKRLGAFCKFQIVECPDEKAPESLSEAQDLKVKQIEGERILGKIKDKEYVILLDLRGKELTSEEMAKKIDDLSTYGTSDITFVIGGSLGVSPEVTKRADYSICFGKFTLPHQLMRLVLTEQIYRSFMIINHRTYHK; from the coding sequence ATGAATATTAAAATTGTTACCGTTGGAAAGTTAAAAGAAAAGTACTTCAAAGCTGGTATAGCAGAGTATGCCAAGCGTTTAGGCGCCTTTTGTAAGTTTCAAATTGTTGAGTGTCCGGATGAAAAAGCTCCTGAAAGTTTGAGTGAAGCTCAGGATCTCAAAGTGAAACAAATCGAAGGAGAACGAATATTAGGCAAAATTAAGGATAAGGAATATGTGATTTTGCTCGATTTACGTGGAAAAGAACTCACTTCTGAGGAAATGGCCAAAAAAATCGATGACTTATCCACATATGGAACTTCTGATATCACTTTTGTAATTGGTGGATCATTAGGAGTTAGCCCCGAAGTTACTAAACGGGCTGATTACAGCATCTGTTTTGGTAAGTTTACGTTGCCACATCAATTGATGCGTTTGGTATTGACTGAACAAATCTATCGTTCATTCATGATTATTAATCATCGAACATATCACAAGTAA
- the argB gene encoding acetylglutamate kinase, with the protein MKETIVVKIGGNASDQLPTTFFKQLETWWLEGKQILIIHGGGPQISQWSEKLQLPVKKINGIRVTNNETLNVTKAVLLGLVQPKLCQFIGNAGLPVIGLNASDNHLLEGKYLNQAEYGEVGQVTKINKKWLQEELQNQIGILAPLAQTHEGQWLNVNADMAAATIAIQLHAESLVLLTDVPGVLNSGKVVPKLTETVADDLFQQHIIKSGMMPKIKASFNALRNGVNQTFITNDLGRPGTQFQYVEK; encoded by the coding sequence ATGAAGGAAACGATTGTTGTAAAAATAGGTGGCAATGCGAGCGACCAGTTACCAACGACTTTCTTTAAGCAACTGGAAACCTGGTGGCTCGAAGGTAAACAAATCTTGATTATCCATGGTGGCGGTCCACAAATATCGCAATGGAGCGAGAAATTACAGTTGCCTGTGAAGAAAATTAACGGTATCAGGGTAACGAATAACGAAACTTTGAACGTTACCAAGGCGGTTCTATTAGGCTTAGTTCAACCAAAACTTTGTCAATTTATCGGTAATGCTGGTTTGCCCGTTATCGGCTTAAATGCCAGTGATAATCACTTGTTAGAAGGCAAGTATTTAAATCAAGCTGAATATGGCGAAGTTGGTCAGGTTACTAAAATTAATAAAAAATGGTTGCAAGAAGAATTACAGAATCAGATTGGAATTTTGGCACCATTAGCCCAGACCCATGAAGGCCAGTGGTTGAACGTCAATGCGGATATGGCTGCTGCGACAATTGCCATTCAGTTGCACGCTGAATCGTTAGTTTTGTTGACAGATGTGCCAGGAGTTTTAAATTCTGGTAAAGTCGTTCCCAAATTAACGGAAACAGTGGCTGATGATTTATTCCAACAACACATTATCAAATCAGGGATGATGCCCAAAATTAAGGCTTCATTCAATGCTTTGAGAAATGGCGTTAACCAAACTTTTATCACCAATGATTTAGGACGACCGGGAACACAGTTCCAATACGTCGAAAAATAA
- a CDS encoding two-component system regulatory protein YycI, whose protein sequence is MDFRRIEVIFLIVFFSLDIFLFLSFRNSQQLVSSTSTNTSTVTEMRKRNISFGSLDTKSGNAYYLGSQPDESLAQNLQKLRDQKINYEDVNHMVSSTLDDPIAVTDANRKTVMNNFVKKESNILFGKHYKYAPQLSTNSQMVYIETGSLGDVYDKTAQLIFSISDDEVVGYTQTYVKKLIVLHEKQPIKSEKDVITNLYANSEIPNNSKISYANLAYTKLLEAKDSTIYIPVWFVTIKNKDSKVSATKKVNAFTGNIIKSSTNGDNYSAQ, encoded by the coding sequence ATGGATTTTAGAAGAATTGAAGTTATATTCCTAATAGTTTTTTTCTCACTAGATATCTTTTTGTTCTTGTCATTCCGCAACAGTCAGCAACTGGTCAGCAGTACTAGTACCAACACTTCGACCGTGACCGAAATGCGTAAACGTAATATCAGTTTTGGCAGTTTGGATACCAAGAGTGGCAATGCCTATTATTTAGGATCGCAGCCAGATGAATCATTGGCTCAAAATCTCCAAAAATTACGTGACCAAAAGATTAACTATGAAGATGTTAATCACATGGTTTCAAGTACTTTGGATGATCCTATTGCCGTGACAGATGCCAATAGAAAAACAGTTATGAACAATTTTGTTAAAAAAGAAAGCAATATTTTGTTTGGGAAGCATTATAAATATGCACCCCAACTTTCAACTAATTCCCAAATGGTTTACATTGAAACTGGTTCGTTAGGTGACGTTTATGATAAAACAGCTCAGCTAATCTTTTCTATTTCCGATGACGAAGTGGTAGGTTATACTCAGACTTATGTCAAGAAGTTGATTGTCTTGCATGAAAAGCAACCAATCAAGAGTGAGAAAGATGTCATTACTAATTTGTATGCCAATTCGGAAATCCCTAACAATTCTAAAATTTCATACGCTAACTTAGCCTATACGAAATTGTTGGAAGCCAAGGATAGTACCATTTATATTCCGGTTTGGTTCGTAACGATTAAGAATAAAGATAGTAAAGTTTCAGCAACAAAGAAAGTTAATGCCTTTACAGGCAATATTATAAAGAGTTCAACAAACGGAGATAATTACAGTGCCCAATGA
- a CDS encoding MBL fold metallo-hydrolase — translation MPNDDSLKISVLASSSSGNATYIETPKRRVLVDAGLSGIKIKRAMDSIGKDITKVDSLFVTHEHTDHIQGVGVLARRYGLSVYANEKTWEAMLPKIGKVSEDQINIFNHNKVMSLDDLDVESFAVSHDAVDPQFYKFYHNGKEFVILTDTGYVSDRVQKTIENADGYLMECNHDVEMLREGIYPWPLKQRILSEKGHLSNEDGARTLMDVIGNNTKQIFLGHLSHENNTKAAARQEVTQVLEDHDFGVGHDFKINDTDPAVADPLIAL, via the coding sequence GTGCCCAATGATGATAGTTTAAAAATCAGTGTCTTAGCCAGCAGCAGTTCTGGAAATGCCACTTATATCGAAACGCCCAAGCGCCGTGTCTTAGTCGATGCCGGATTGTCTGGTATCAAAATTAAACGTGCTATGGATAGCATCGGTAAGGATATTACGAAAGTCGATTCCCTCTTTGTGACTCATGAACATACTGACCATATTCAAGGTGTCGGCGTTTTGGCCCGTCGCTATGGATTAAGTGTCTATGCTAACGAAAAGACTTGGGAAGCCATGTTGCCAAAGATTGGTAAGGTTTCTGAGGACCAGATAAATATCTTCAATCACAACAAAGTTATGTCTTTAGATGATTTGGATGTCGAAAGTTTTGCCGTTTCTCACGATGCGGTCGATCCTCAATTCTATAAGTTTTATCACAATGGCAAGGAGTTTGTTATCTTAACTGATACAGGCTACGTGTCTGATCGAGTTCAAAAGACAATCGAGAATGCCGATGGTTATTTGATGGAATGCAACCACGATGTTGAAATGTTGCGTGAAGGTATCTATCCATGGCCTTTGAAACAACGAATTCTCAGCGAAAAAGGTCACTTATCAAATGAAGATGGTGCCAGAACGTTGATGGACGTTATCGGTAATAATACTAAACAGATTTTCTTGGGACATTTGAGCCACGAAAACAACACCAAAGCGGCTGCCAGACAAGAGGTTACTCAAGTTTTGGAAGACCACGATTTTGGTGTGGGTCATGACTTTAAAATCAACGATACCGACCCAGCAGTGGCAGATCCGTTGATTGCATTGTAA
- the argJ gene encoding bifunctional glutamate N-acetyltransferase/amino-acid acetyltransferase ArgJ: MQSFIEEEEKTYEVVPFTWPKGYKADGVYVGLRKNPEKKDMGWLYSEVPAQAAGTYTTNQFQAAPTKLTKQTINKEHLLQGIVMNTANANSVTGKQGMIDALQMQAWAAEKMAVDSDLVGVASTGVIGEPLPMNLIKKGVDKLQLLDNFYVTEAVLTTDKHTKTISTQIELDGQTVTISGFCKGSGMIHPKMATMLGFVVTDAKIADGALQGMLSQEVDSTFNQITVDGDTSTNDMVVTMANGLAGNEPIENDDSANAQTFLNAYNAVLTQLAQDIAADGEGSTKLVEVNVENAANHADAQKVAKAVVGSNLVKAAIFGEDANWGRIIAAIGQTNAQVDVDHTSVWLNDLPLVTDSHSADFDEAVMKQTLSENKITILVDLHSGNATGQAWGCDLTYNYVRINATYRS; this comes from the coding sequence ATGCAATCATTTATCGAAGAAGAAGAAAAAACTTATGAAGTAGTACCTTTTACATGGCCTAAGGGTTACAAAGCCGATGGAGTTTACGTAGGATTGCGTAAGAATCCTGAGAAAAAAGATATGGGTTGGCTTTATTCAGAAGTTCCTGCTCAAGCTGCTGGAACTTATACGACCAACCAATTCCAAGCTGCTCCCACAAAATTAACTAAACAGACAATTAATAAAGAACATCTTTTACAAGGTATTGTGATGAACACTGCCAATGCTAATTCCGTAACTGGTAAGCAAGGCATGATTGATGCGTTACAAATGCAAGCTTGGGCAGCCGAAAAAATGGCTGTTGACAGTGATTTAGTTGGGGTCGCCTCAACCGGAGTTATCGGTGAACCATTGCCAATGAATTTGATTAAAAAAGGTGTCGATAAATTACAGCTGTTGGATAATTTCTACGTAACTGAAGCTGTTCTGACGACCGATAAACATACTAAGACTATCTCAACTCAAATCGAGTTAGACGGTCAGACAGTAACTATTAGTGGCTTTTGTAAGGGTTCAGGGATGATTCATCCAAAGATGGCAACAATGCTTGGGTTTGTCGTTACTGATGCCAAGATTGCTGATGGAGCTTTGCAGGGAATGTTGAGCCAAGAAGTTGATTCAACTTTTAACCAGATTACCGTTGACGGCGATACTTCTACTAATGACATGGTTGTAACGATGGCCAATGGTCTAGCTGGAAATGAACCGATTGAAAATGACGATAGTGCTAATGCACAGACTTTTCTAAATGCTTATAACGCCGTTTTAACACAATTGGCTCAGGACATTGCAGCTGATGGTGAGGGCTCAACAAAATTGGTCGAAGTTAACGTTGAAAATGCGGCTAACCACGCTGATGCACAGAAGGTTGCTAAAGCAGTTGTCGGTTCTAACTTAGTCAAAGCAGCAATTTTTGGTGAAGATGCCAACTGGGGTCGGATTATCGCAGCTATTGGACAGACGAATGCTCAAGTCGATGTCGATCACACGTCAGTTTGGTTGAACGATTTACCACTCGTTACTGACAGTCACAGTGCTGATTTTGACGAAGCAGTTATGAAACAGACTTTATCCGAAAATAAGATTACGATTTTGGTTGATCTTCATTCCGGAAATGCGACTGGTCAGGCCTGGGGCTGTGATTTAACTTACAATTACGTCCGAATCAACGCCACATACAGAAGCTAA
- a CDS encoding SLAP domain-containing protein, whose amino-acid sequence MKKRNNILVASAVAIMLAPAALNALPQQTVDASAVGTVATTTPVYNASGKQTGQTLPSGSKWQLGQQETINGVAHYLIGTNEYIPASVVTNVTGATNSVDPEFGPAITYNTNPDAGKTVTANQKLGIVDRYGNETGTSLPAGSRWVIGEVMHANRMVYYQVGNNQYIQSLDVTIDGENDNNNSNTAADNYVETDGNFGKTGTITQVAAVVNDQGTNTGIVLPVNSSWKLGKAMHRDKQTFYQVATNEWVSFADMSVASSTTTNNNTDYSGNGSYITSGSTDAGKTGTVTVTTDIVNGHGDNTGKTVPVGSKWILGGDILHYDKQTYYQIATNEYISVAYVNIADDTTTSTPTTNTNTNSSMPTPGNGLIATTKKNIQTYNTATNRYDQSLPANTSWKISKLVVNKYGSYWGQVGTNDWVWISDVNLNGGLNLKSNSYYEPEFGTSIIK is encoded by the coding sequence ATGAAAAAAAGAAATAATATTTTAGTAGCATCAGCAGTTGCCATCATGCTAGCACCAGCTGCTTTGAATGCTCTACCACAACAAACAGTGGATGCCAGTGCTGTGGGAACTGTCGCCACTACAACGCCAGTTTATAACGCAAGTGGTAAACAAACAGGTCAAACTTTGCCAAGTGGAAGTAAGTGGCAATTAGGTCAACAAGAAACCATCAACGGAGTAGCTCATTACTTAATTGGTACAAATGAGTATATTCCAGCTTCAGTTGTTACAAATGTTACTGGAGCAACAAACTCTGTTGATCCTGAATTTGGACCAGCCATCACATATAATACTAATCCCGATGCTGGAAAAACTGTTACAGCTAATCAAAAGTTAGGAATTGTTGACCGTTATGGTAACGAAACAGGAACTTCTTTACCAGCTGGTAGCCGTTGGGTTATTGGTGAAGTAATGCATGCCAACCGTATGGTTTACTACCAAGTCGGAAATAATCAATACATTCAATCACTCGATGTAACCATTGATGGTGAAAATGACAATAACAACTCAAATACTGCTGCCGATAATTATGTTGAAACAGACGGTAACTTTGGCAAGACTGGTACCATAACTCAAGTCGCTGCCGTAGTTAACGATCAAGGTACAAATACCGGAATTGTTTTGCCAGTTAATAGTTCATGGAAACTTGGAAAAGCTATGCACCGTGACAAGCAAACATTCTATCAAGTTGCTACTAACGAATGGGTCTCATTTGCCGATATGTCAGTTGCTAGTTCAACAACTACAAATAACAATACAGACTATTCTGGAAATGGTAGTTACATCACGTCTGGATCAACAGATGCAGGTAAGACCGGAACAGTTACAGTTACAACCGATATCGTAAATGGTCACGGTGATAATACTGGAAAAACTGTACCAGTAGGTAGTAAGTGGATTCTTGGTGGAGATATTTTACATTATGACAAGCAAACGTACTATCAAATCGCTACAAACGAATATATTTCAGTTGCCTATGTAAATATTGCTGACGATACAACAACATCTACACCAACAACAAATACCAATACAAATTCAAGCATGCCAACACCTGGCAATGGTTTGATTGCTACAACAAAGAAAAATATCCAAACATATAACACAGCAACTAACAGATATGATCAAAGCTTACCAGCTAATACATCATGGAAAATTAGTAAATTAGTTGTTAACAAATATGGTTCATATTGGGGTCAAGTTGGAACAAACGATTGGGTTTGGATCTCTGATGTTAACTTGAACGGTGGATTGAACTTGAAGTCAAATTCATATTACGAACCAGAATTTGGTACAAGCATTATTAAATAA